One window of Phycisphaeraceae bacterium genomic DNA carries:
- a CDS encoding DUF4097 family beta strand repeat protein — MQTLTRAAGFVLVPLALALGAGCNPLSPLVERRATFELAPAGEAPLEARTVNGAIKVSEGTDQKIVVHAVIRARTQERADATTVIATSDSNGSFVISPQWPGERMTNEGCSLEIVTPDVSSIALVTSNGAITLGGLSGSARLSTSNGAIKVDGFTGAVDASTSNGSVTIVGATHGVSARSSNGNLKVTMADTSPGPVVLSTSNGSIELSVGSAFTGSLSATTSNGTVGISAPNAKDIVTSRAKGSARFGDGDGTSVLKSSNGSISVRGR, encoded by the coding sequence ATGCAGACTCTGACGCGAGCGGCCGGATTCGTGCTCGTTCCCCTTGCTCTGGCGCTTGGCGCGGGGTGCAATCCCCTGAGCCCATTGGTGGAGCGTCGGGCGACCTTTGAGCTTGCTCCTGCCGGAGAGGCCCCGCTCGAAGCGAGAACTGTCAACGGGGCGATCAAGGTCTCCGAGGGCACGGATCAGAAAATCGTCGTCCATGCCGTGATCAGGGCGCGTACCCAGGAACGAGCGGACGCGACAACGGTGATCGCGACGTCGGACTCGAACGGCTCGTTCGTGATCTCGCCCCAATGGCCGGGTGAGCGGATGACGAACGAGGGATGCTCGCTCGAGATCGTGACGCCGGACGTGAGTTCCATCGCACTTGTCACTTCAAACGGCGCGATCACGCTGGGCGGCTTGAGCGGATCGGCCCGCCTCAGCACCTCGAACGGCGCGATCAAGGTCGATGGCTTCACGGGTGCTGTCGATGCTTCGACATCGAACGGGAGCGTCACGATTGTCGGTGCAACCCACGGCGTTTCCGCCCGTTCGTCGAACGGCAATCTGAAGGTCACGATGGCAGATACGTCGCCGGGTCCGGTCGTGCTCTCTACTTCGAACGGATCGATCGAGCTCTCGGTCGGCAGTGCGTTCACAGGGAGTCTGTCGGCGACGACGAGCAACGGAACGGTGGGGATCTCGGCGCCGAATGCGAAGGACATAGTCACGAGCCGTGCCAAGGGCTCGGCACGGTTCGGCGATGGAGATGGCACCTCGGTGCTGAAGTCTTCCAACGGCTCGATCTCAGTCCGCGGGCGCTGA